From the genome of Lotus japonicus ecotype B-129 chromosome 6, LjGifu_v1.2, one region includes:
- the LOC130724531 gene encoding syntaxin-61-like, translating to MPSAQDPFYVVKAEIQESIDKLQSVFRQWERAPDAVERGHLTKEVLAGCGSIEWQVDELDKAIAVASKEPSWYGIDEVEIENRRRWTSSARTQVGAVKKTVEGGKGSSTTSHQSVRGMHQELMRLPNSHQTNTSNHYAAEDDDFIQSESDRQMLLIKRQDEELDELSSSVQRIGGVGLTIHDELIAQERIVDELGNEMDSTTNRLDFVQKKVAMVMKKASAKGQLMMILGLLALFIFLFILVFFT from the exons ATGCCCTCAGCTCAGGATCCATTCTACGTTGTCAAGGCCGAGATTCAAGAATCT ATTGACAAGTTGCAATCTGTATTTCGCCAATGGGAACGCGCTCCTGATGCTGTGGAGCGAGGACATCTTACAAAGGAGGTTCTTGCGGGATGTGGGAGCATAGAATGGCAG GTGGATGAATTGGACAAAGCAATTGCTGTTGCATCTAAAGAACCTTCTTGGTATGGCATTGATGAAGTGGAGATTGAAAACCGGAGGAGATGGACAAGCAGTGCTCGTACTCAG GTTGGCGCAGTGAAGAAAACAGTGGAAGGTGGAAAGGGATCAAGTACAACAAGCCATCAAAGTGTTAGAGGGATGCACCAAGAATTAATGAGGCTACCGAATTCCCATCAAACTAATACATCCAACCATTATGCTGCCGAAGATGATGATTTCATACAATCAGAATCAGATAGGCAGATGCTTCTTATAAA GAGACAGGATGAGGAGTTGGATGAGCTTAGTTCAAGTGTGCAAAGAATTGGAGGTGTTGGACTTACAATACATGATGAACTCATCGCACAG GAAAGGATTGTAGATGAACTTGGTAATGAGATGGACAGCACAACAAATCGTCTAGATTTCGTCCAA AAAAAAGTGGCAATGGTCATGAAGAAGGCTAGTGCAAAGGGCCAGCTCATGATGATATTGGGTTTGTTGGCCCTGTTTATTTTCCTCTTTATCTTGGTGTTCTTCACCTAG
- the LOC130724141 gene encoding AUGMIN subunit 4: MVKGLHSQNLPADVAQVVDQLERHCLAPDGSLMSKPLYNDLQLAREEMCRERLRYLEAMAIYSEAIAMVEEYQQAISMSSLGGIRDTGGLYPQLGLRNSPQVYQTLEHQMVVAEAAQRLRLPLISKDGEVHDEDIEKLSVVSRSSLDSTSTSAMINSSMNSSNYTTPNSSVSGANSSLAAMDPVEPGVGGVPSRFLGITPSYLWQTQHQQTPLSVDMTEYRMSLSREVEARLKMKCDMLLEAFILDDSDSSSGSQSSSSRLPERVKLLIEEIEREEAALRDDLYSADRKFAEYYNVLEQILGVLIKLVKDLKLEHQHKYDELQKTWLCKRCATMSAKLRVLQHVLLLETYTKDSIPALHKIRKYLVEATEEASIAYNKAVTRLREYQGVDPHFDNIARQYHDIVKKLENMQWTIHQVEMDLKRLPDNPST, translated from the exons ATGGTGAAGGGGCTGCACAGCCAGAACCTCCCCGCCGATGTGGCGCAGGTCGTCGATCAGCTCGAGCGCCACTGCTTGGCTCCCGATGGATCTCTCATGTCCAAACCTCTCTACAACGATCTCCAACTc GCCAGAGAGGAAATGTGCAGGGAAAGATTGCGTTACCTGGAAGCCATG GCTATATATTCTGAGGCTATTGCAATGGTGGAAGAGTATCAGCAAGCCATTTCCATGTCTAGCCTTGGTGGAATTAGAGATACCGGCGGTCTTTATCCACAGCTTGGGTTGAGGAACTCTCCTCAG GTTTACCAAACTTTAGAGCATCAAATGGTTGTGGCTGAGGCAGCTCAACGATTGAGACTACCCCTTATTTCTAAAGATGGAGAAGTTCATGATGAAGATATTGAAAAACTGAGTGTAGTGTCTCGAAGCTCCCTTGACAGCACTAGCACCAGTGCTATGATCAACTCAAGCATGAATTCTTCTAATTATACCACTCCAAATAGCTCTGTTAGTGGGGCTAATTCATCTCTTGCTGCTATGGATCCAGTGGAACCTGGAGTGGGTGGAGTTCCCAGTCGTTTTCTTGGAATTACACCTTCTTATTTGTGGCAAACTCAGCATCAACAAACACCATTATCTGTG GATATGACAGAGTATCGGATGTCTCTCTCGCGTGAGGTAGAGGCCCGCTTGAAAATGAAATGTGATATGTTATTAGAAGCCTTTATATTGGATGACAGCG ACTCTTCATCTGGAAGTCAAAGTTCAAGTTCTCGGCTTCCGGAAAG GGTGAAGTTGTTGATTGAGGAGATTGAAAGAGAAGAAGCAGCACTGCGGGATGACCTTTATTCTGCTGATAGGAAATTTGCTGAATATTATAAT GTCTTGGAGCAGATACTAGGGGTGCTCATTAAACTTGTCAAAGATTTGAAGTTGGAGCATCAACATAAATAT GATGAGCTGCAGAAGACATGGCTCTGTAAACGATGTGCGACCATGAGTGCAAAATTGAG GGTTCTACAACATGTTCTCCTGCTTGAAACTTACACAAAGGACTCTATACCTGCCCTTCATAAGATAAG GAAGTATCTCGTTGAGGCTACTGAAGAAGCTTCTATTGCATACAATAAAGCG GTTACTCGCCTGCGTGAGTACCAGGGTGTTGATCCTCACTTCGACAACATTGCAAGGCAGTACCATGACATTGTAAAG AAATTGGAGAACATGCAGTGGACAATCCACCAAGTTGAAATGGACCTGAAACGCTTGCCAGATAACCCCAGCACATAG
- the LOC130725369 gene encoding uncharacterized protein LOC130725369 encodes MEDALFWAAAQDGIYCAKSGYQFLQEKVSRSSPSSSSAPTLSEAQWCLFWKSPAFPRCKQLAWRVWVGAVPVRHSLRRRGLDIDPCCAICGVEEETLDHLFLRCEVVRATWFGTELGVRIDDGVSFHAFMGQVLQTRDKEVVAAVQTVLCAIWEARNKVVFEGYEFRWRNVVSRFQSLVCPFDPGAGTTRDAGDRRAHTTRWRRPPRGRVKMNIDAATNQSKIAGFGCVARDYNGDILAAASLFPTVVLSATLGEALSLRWAMVLATQLGFRRVQFETDSLLLHRAWKKRRGSSILFTVIAYCFNLMHLFDYVDLSFVRREGNSAADFMARNASSLSNVVWVEEGPPGLTAILNSDVLASVPS; translated from the coding sequence aTGGAAGATGCTTTGTTTTGGGCTGCTGCACAAGATGGAATTTACTGCGCAAAATCAGGTTATCAATTTTTACAGGAAAAGGTGTCAAGGAGCTCTCCTTCATCTTCTAGTGCACCTACTTTGTCGGAAGCCCAGTGGTGTTTGTTTTGGAAATCTCCAGCGTTTCCTCGCTGTAAACAACTAGCTTGGAGAGTCTGGGTTGGAGCTGTACCAGTTAGACACTCTCTTCGCAGGCGGGGACTAGATATCGACCCGTGTTGCGCCATTTGTGGGGTCGAGGAAGAGACGCTGGACCACTTGTTCCTGCGTTGTGAGGTGGTGCGTGCGACGTGGTTTGGGACGGAACTTGGAGTGAGGATTGATGACGGAGTTTCATTCCATGCTTTCATGGGGCAGGTTCTGCAAACCCGTGATAAGGAGGTGGTGGCTGCGGTTCAAACAGTTTTATGTGCCATTTGGGAAGCCAGGAATAAGGTGGTGTTCGAGGGCTATGAATTCAGGTGGAGGAACGTGGTCTCGCGCTTCCAATCTCTAGTGTGCCCTTTTGATCCAGGAGCTGGTACAACAAGGGATGCAGGCGACCGTCGAGCGCACACAACCAGGTGGAGAAGACCACCACGGGGTCGCGTGAAGATGAACATTGATGCTGCAACAAATCAGAGCAAGATTGCAGGGTTTGGGTGTGTAGCAAGGGACTATAATGGTGATATTTTGGCTGCTGCATCTTTGTTTCCTACTGTGGTTCTCTCGGCTACTCTAGGAGAAGCTCTCAGCTTAAGGTGGGCAATGGTTTTGGCAACACAACTTGGCTTTAGGAGGGTGCAATTTGAAACTGATAGTTTATTGCTTCATCGGGCTTGGAAGAAAAGAAGAGGCTCATCTATTTTATTTACTGTTATTGcatattgttttaatttaatgcatttatttGATTATGTAGACCTTAGTTTTGTTCGTAGAGAAGGAAATTCTGCGGCGGACTTTATGGCACGGAATGCTTCCTCTCTATCGAATGTGGTTTGGGTGGAGGAAGGTCCTCCAGGTTTAACTGCTATTTTGAACTCTGATGTATTGGCCTCTGTGCCTTCTTAA
- the LOC130723604 gene encoding protein translation factor SUI1 homolog, with translation MVELEIQVPTPFDPFAEAKEADAPGAKEYVHIRIQQRNGKKSLTTVQGLKKEFSYEKILKDLKKEFCCNGNVVQDKELGKIIQLQGDQRKKVSQFLVQAGLVRKEQIKIHGF, from the coding sequence ATGGTTGAGTTGGAAATCCAGGTCCCAACCCCTTTTGATCCATTTGCTGAGGCTAAAGAAGCGGATGCCCCCGGAGCCAAGGAGTATGTGCATATACGCATTCAGCAAAGGAATGGAAAGAAAAGCTTGACCACAGTGCAAGGGCTGAAGAAGGAGTTCAGCTACGAGAAGATCCTCAAGGATCTTAAGAAGGAGTTTTGCTGCAACGGGAATGTTGTGCAGGATAAGGAGCTGGGGAAGATAATTCAGCTCCAAGGTGATCAGCGCAAGAAGGTGTCTCAGTTTCTGGTTCAGGCTGGCCTTGTCAGGAAAGAACAGATTAAGATTCATGGTTTTTGA